The Salmo salar chromosome ssa06, Ssal_v3.1, whole genome shotgun sequence genome window below encodes:
- the roa2 gene encoding Heterogeneous nuclear ribonucleoproteins A2/B1 — protein MEKMEPQRRVYISLPKKYMAALAEKCKLDHGLVIKDLITNINEGYLQAYFRQWGSITACTIKKTPQNSDSKSASALGYVRFSSDEEADTADWAGPHYIGGMEVEVKRVVSLKMDDPEG, from the exons ATGGAGAAAATGGAGCCTCAAAGGAGAGTGTACATATCCCTCCCTAAAAAATACATGGCTGCTTTGGCCGAAAAGTGTAAACTG GATCACGGGCTTGTCATTAAGGATCTCATCACTAACATAAATGAAGGATACCTACAAGCTTACTTCCGACAGTGGGGCAGCATTACAGCATGCACG ATCAAGAAGACTCCACAGAACTCTGACTCAAAGAGTGCCAGTGCGTTGGGATACGTGAGGTTTTCCTCTGATGAGGAGGCAGATACGGCAGACTGGGCGGGTCCTCACTATATAGGAGGCATGGAGGTGGAGGTCAAGAGAGTTGTCAGTCTGAAG ATGGATGACCCAGAAGGTTGA
- the LOC106606518 gene encoding centromere protein X — translation MAESSAESSTEITFKKETVSKLLSSFFKEEKTKVGADAVLLMAEMLHVFVQEAAQRTIKQAEAEDCDRIDIEHFEKILPQLLLDF, via the exons ATGGCGGAAAGCAGCGCGGAAAGCAGCACGGAAATCACATTCAAAAAG GAGACTGTAAGCAAACTCCTGTCAAGCTTCTTCAAGGAGGAGAAAACTAAAG TCGGTGCCGATGCTGTCCTCCTTATGGCAGAGATGCTACATGTGTTTGTTCAAG AAGCTGCGCAAAGAACGATAAAACAGGCTGAGGCAGAGGACTGTGACAGAATTGACATAGAACACTTTGAGAAGATCCTGCCTCAACTG CTGTTGGATTTCTAG